In Janibacter alkaliphilus, the following proteins share a genomic window:
- a CDS encoding divalent metal cation transporter produces the protein MVTGDTTRQPPPQPAPQDESPSSWRTRLSALGPGLLMASAAIGGSHLVSSTQAGALYGWQLVGLLLLVNLMKYPFFRFGPQYTVEAGHSLVEGYARKGGVYLWVFFALCAVSSVISTAGVGLLCASILAYVLPWQISVPWLATAVMLSVWAILLAGRYRALDALTKVIMITLAVGTVVTTVLAFTKGAQADPGFVSPSPWSWASLPFLIALMGWMPAPIEISALNSLWISAKQRLVRTSPRDVLFDFNVGYAASAILALFFLAMGALVQHGTGVEVATQGGAYITQLIDMYGSTIGDWVAPIVALIAFACMYGTTITVVDGYARASAESVRLLRGAPEMTRPALIVWTSGIALVGLLIIILMSAQLATMLRFAMISAFLTAPVFAWLNFTLVRDREDLSPVLRWLSYAGLVFLAGFTLLFLAAEAGIVG, from the coding sequence GTGGTCACCGGCGATACGACGAGGCAGCCCCCGCCCCAGCCCGCACCCCAGGACGAGAGCCCGAGCAGCTGGCGCACGCGGCTCTCCGCGCTCGGCCCGGGCCTGCTCATGGCCTCGGCCGCCATCGGCGGCTCCCACCTGGTCTCCTCCACCCAGGCCGGCGCGCTCTACGGCTGGCAGCTCGTCGGGCTGCTGCTGCTCGTCAACCTCATGAAGTACCCCTTCTTCCGCTTCGGCCCGCAGTACACGGTCGAGGCCGGCCACTCCCTCGTCGAGGGATACGCCCGCAAGGGCGGGGTCTACCTGTGGGTCTTCTTCGCGCTGTGCGCGGTCTCCTCGGTCATCTCCACGGCCGGCGTCGGGCTGCTCTGCGCCTCGATCCTCGCTTACGTCCTGCCGTGGCAGATCAGCGTGCCCTGGCTGGCGACCGCGGTGATGCTGTCGGTCTGGGCGATCCTGCTCGCCGGCCGCTACCGCGCGCTGGACGCGCTGACCAAGGTCATCATGATCACCCTGGCCGTCGGCACCGTGGTCACCACCGTCCTGGCCTTCACGAAGGGGGCCCAGGCCGACCCCGGCTTCGTCTCGCCGTCCCCGTGGAGCTGGGCCAGCCTGCCCTTCCTCATCGCGCTCATGGGGTGGATGCCGGCGCCGATCGAGATCTCCGCGCTGAACTCGCTGTGGATCAGCGCCAAGCAGCGGCTGGTGCGCACCAGCCCCCGCGACGTCCTCTTCGACTTCAACGTCGGCTACGCCGCCTCGGCGATCCTCGCGCTCTTCTTCCTCGCCATGGGCGCGCTCGTGCAGCACGGGACCGGCGTCGAGGTGGCCACCCAGGGCGGGGCCTACATCACCCAGCTCATCGACATGTACGGCAGCACGATCGGTGACTGGGTGGCGCCGATCGTGGCGCTCATCGCCTTCGCCTGCATGTACGGCACGACGATCACCGTCGTCGACGGCTACGCCCGGGCGAGCGCCGAGTCGGTGCGGCTGCTGCGCGGCGCCCCGGAGATGACCCGCCCGGCGCTCATCGTCTGGACCAGCGGCATCGCCCTCGTCGGCCTGCTCATCATCATCCTGATGAGCGCCCAGCTGGCGACGATGCTGCGCTTCGCGATGATCAGCGCCTTCCTCACCGCGCCGGTCTTCGCCTGGCTGAACTTCACGCTGGTGCGCGACCGCGAGGACCTCTCCCCGGTGCTGCGCTGGCTGAGCTACGCCGGGCTGGTCTTCCTGGCCGGCTTCACCCTGCTCTTCCTCGCGGCGGAGGCCGGGATCGTCGGCTGA
- the ybaK gene encoding Cys-tRNA(Pro) deacylase, which produces MARRKGAGAGTPAIQALERTGTWHVLHAYEHDPAATSFGLEAAELLGVDPARVLKTLLAQTDRPAAHGLVVAIVPVAGQLDLKALAAAVGSKRATLADPALAERTTGYVVGGISPLGQKRALATVVDDSALQHDSVLVSGGRRGLDVELAPRDLVALTDATSAAVGRPD; this is translated from the coding sequence ATGGCGAGACGGAAGGGGGCGGGTGCGGGCACCCCGGCGATCCAGGCACTCGAGCGCACCGGCACCTGGCACGTCCTGCACGCCTACGAGCATGACCCGGCGGCCACCTCCTTCGGTCTCGAGGCGGCCGAGCTGCTCGGCGTCGACCCGGCCAGGGTGCTGAAGACGCTTCTCGCCCAGACCGACCGGCCAGCAGCCCACGGGCTCGTCGTCGCGATCGTCCCGGTCGCCGGCCAGCTCGACCTCAAGGCGCTGGCCGCCGCGGTCGGCTCGAAGCGGGCCACCCTCGCCGACCCGGCCCTGGCCGAGCGGACCACCGGCTACGTCGTCGGCGGGATCTCCCCGCTGGGGCAGAAGCGGGCGCTGGCCACTGTGGTCGACGACAGCGCGCTGCAGCACGACAGCGTCCTGGTCAGCGGCGGCCGCCGGGGCCTGGACGTCGAGCTCGCACCGCGCGACCTCGTCGCGCTCACCGACGCGACGTCGGCGGCGGTGGGCCGACCGGACTGA
- a CDS encoding SDR family NAD(P)-dependent oxidoreductase, with translation MEQTNRVDEPPEDVATGLDDEAPGVDPDDLATTLRVLDMLHELPPGHPDIQRVKRATGTMYNRVRKARRREARQAERGPKVAHDDAILARTATGAPGRIDDETKGVLPTPPETSRQTFVGELQIPRGCYVCHERYTLVDAFYHWLCPACARDNQARRDQGTDLTGRRALLTGGRAKIGMYIALRLLRDGADLTITTRFPRDAARRFAALADSADWLDRLSIVGIDLRDPGQVTALADEVAAGGPLDILVNNACQTVRRSPGSYRHLLAGEDEPLTGDAARVRTLEVGRSRQAHPAALVAALQDPAAPGTPLMGRDGGRDTSRDGRSAPATSAEERTARALTANASVAAHRDGTAVDAGGLLPDHATSNSWTQHVEQVEPLEMLEVQLCNQVAPFLLVSRLRPTMRAAVQRRREQVGAAARAYVVNVSAMEGQFSRRYKGAGHPHTNMAKAALNMLTRTSAEEMFRSDRILMTAVDTGWITDERPHEQKLDIADQGWRAPLDLVDGAARVYDPVVRGEAGEDLYGIFLKDYRPYPW, from the coding sequence GTGGAGCAGACGAACCGGGTCGACGAGCCGCCCGAGGACGTGGCGACCGGTCTCGACGACGAGGCGCCCGGGGTCGACCCCGACGACCTGGCGACGACGCTGCGGGTGCTCGACATGCTGCACGAGCTGCCGCCCGGGCACCCGGACATCCAGCGGGTCAAGCGGGCGACCGGCACGATGTACAACCGGGTGCGCAAGGCCCGCCGCCGAGAGGCGCGGCAGGCCGAGCGCGGGCCGAAGGTGGCCCACGACGACGCGATCCTCGCCCGCACCGCCACCGGTGCCCCCGGGCGCATCGACGACGAGACGAAGGGGGTCCTCCCGACCCCTCCGGAGACGAGCCGGCAGACCTTCGTCGGGGAGCTGCAGATCCCCCGCGGCTGCTACGTCTGCCACGAGCGCTACACCCTCGTCGACGCCTTCTACCACTGGCTCTGCCCGGCCTGCGCCCGTGACAACCAGGCCCGCCGCGACCAGGGTACCGACCTCACCGGCAGGCGCGCGCTGCTGACCGGCGGGCGGGCGAAGATCGGGATGTATATCGCCCTTCGCCTGCTCCGGGACGGCGCCGACCTGACGATCACCACCCGCTTCCCGCGGGACGCCGCCCGGCGCTTCGCCGCGCTCGCGGACAGCGCCGACTGGCTGGACCGGCTGAGCATCGTCGGGATCGACCTGCGCGACCCGGGACAGGTGACCGCCCTCGCCGACGAGGTCGCGGCCGGCGGCCCGCTGGACATCCTCGTCAACAACGCCTGCCAGACCGTGCGACGCAGCCCCGGCTCCTACCGGCACCTGCTCGCCGGCGAGGACGAGCCGCTCACCGGTGACGCCGCCCGCGTCCGCACGCTCGAGGTCGGACGGAGCCGCCAGGCGCACCCGGCGGCGCTGGTCGCCGCGCTGCAGGACCCCGCCGCACCCGGCACCCCTCTGATGGGGCGGGACGGTGGACGGGACACGAGCCGGGACGGGCGATCGGCGCCCGCGACCTCCGCCGAGGAGCGGACCGCACGCGCGCTCACCGCAAACGCCTCGGTGGCCGCCCACCGCGACGGCACCGCCGTCGATGCCGGCGGGCTGCTGCCCGACCACGCCACGAGCAACTCCTGGACCCAGCACGTCGAGCAGGTCGAGCCGCTGGAGATGCTCGAGGTGCAGCTGTGCAACCAGGTGGCGCCCTTCCTGCTCGTCTCCCGGCTGCGACCGACGATGCGGGCGGCGGTGCAGCGGCGCCGCGAGCAGGTCGGCGCGGCCGCCCGGGCCTACGTCGTCAACGTCTCGGCGATGGAGGGCCAGTTCTCCCGGCGGTACAAGGGCGCCGGGCACCCGCACACCAACATGGCCAAGGCCGCGCTGAACATGCTGACCCGCACCTCGGCGGAGGAGATGTTCCGCAGCGACCGGATCCTCATGACCGCCGTGGACACCGGCTGGATCACCGACGAGCGCCCGCACGAGCAGAAGCTCGACATCGCCGACCAGGGCTGGCGCGCCCCGCTGGACCTCGTCGACGGCGCCGCCCGGGTCTACGACCCGGTGGTGCGCGGCGAGGCCGGCGAGGATCTCTACGGGATCTTCCTCAAGGACTACCGCCCCTACCCCTGGTGA